The Xanthomonas rydalmerensis genomic interval CAACAAGCCAGCCACCCCGAACACCGACGCCAAGCCGCTGCAGCACACCGCCGGCCTCACCGACACCGCCACCCTGCGCGCCAACGCCCGCCAGAGCATCGAGGACGGCGCGATCACCAAGAGCTACAGCGCCGACCGCGAGGCGGTGATCAAGATGCTCAACGACGCGCTCGCCACCGAGTACGTGTGCGTGCTGCGCTACTACCGCCACTACTTCATGGCCGCCGGCATGCTCGCCGACGCGGTCAAGTCCGAGTTCCTGGAGCACGCGCAGCAGGAACAGGCGCACGCGCACAAGCTCGCCGAGCGCATCGTGCAGCTGGGCGGCGAGCCGGACCTCAACCCGGACACGCTGACCGCGCGCTCGCACGCCGAGTACAAGGAAGGCGAGGACCTGCGCGACATGGTCAAGGAAAACCTGATCGCCGAGCGCATCGCCATCGACAGCTACCGCGAGATGATCAACTTCGTCGGCGACAAGGACACCACCACCAAGCGCATCCTGGAAGAGATCCTGGCCCAGGAAGAAGAGCACGCCGACGAGTTCTCGGACATGCTGGAAGGCTGGATCGGCAAGTAAGCCGGCTCAGGCTTTATGCTCTCTCGTAGGAGCGGCTTCAGCCGCGACAGGCGTTCCCGATGGATTCTGTTGCGGCTGCAGCCGCTCCTACGTTTTTTCTCTTCGCGATACACAAATCTCAAGCGAAAGCAAAGGCTTTCGCCCTTACGGGCGAGTTACTTTTCTTTGCTAGCGCAAAGAAAAGGTAACCAAAAGAAAGCGCGCCCTGCCTTCGCGCCCTCCGCGCTGACGCGCTCCGGGTCCGCGTCCATCCCGGGGATCCGCGGAAGGGGCTTGGCTGCTTCGCAGCCAAGTCCGGGGCAGTCGCCTCACGGCGCCAGCCCGCCCGCCGGGGCGAAGCAGTGCTTCGCCTTTTCCGGCGAGCCCTGCCCTGCCGCGGACGGCGCACATCCATGTGCGCCGCCCTTCGGGTGTTTCCCCGCGATGGCCGCCGCTTCGGAAGGGAACCCGGCAAGTCAAAAGCAAGAGCGACAGCAGCAGCCAAAGCCAAAGCCAAGCGACCGCCCCCACAGGGACTCGCGGTTATCGGTGTCCGGGAGCGATGTGGGAGGGACTTCAGTCCCTAGTGCTTCCGAGGTCAGATCGTCCGCCTACTCTGGTCGTCGTGGTTGCATGACTGTTGGCTTCTACGAGCGCGCACCACCCGATGCTCAGCGCAACACGCGGAACCGGACCTGGGTCCAGGCGCCGTTGCTGGCCAGCGCGGTCAGGGTGTGGTCGCCGGCATCGGCGAAGTCGCGCTGGAAGGTGCGTGCGCCCTCGGTGCGGGCGATCCAGCGGCCGTCCAGCAGCCAGTCCACCGGCATGCTCGTGCCCAGCGCGCGCACCTGCAGACGCACCGTGGCGCTGCCCGGCGCACGCGCCAAGGTGGCGCGGTCGTTGAGGCCTTCGATGCGCAGCACGTCGCTGCGGCCGCGGCCGTCGTCGCGGCAGTCCGGCGCCAGCGCCGGCAGTTGCCCGGCCTGGCGCTCGCTGGCGTGCAGCCACGGCGTCAGCAGCGCCGGCCAGTGCGCCAGGTCGCGGGTGACCGTCTCGTGCGGCTGCGCGCAGTCCGGCGACAGGCGCAGGCCGCTGTGCGCGTCCACCTGCACGGTCTCGCGGCCGGCGCTCCACAGCCGTGCATCGCGCTCGGCGAAGGTCGGCGGCACCGCGCCGTCCAGCGCGTAGGCAGAGAAACGGCGCTGGCACAGCGCCGGCGGCGTCTGCTCGGCGGCGATGCCCAGCGGCCAGCACACGTCCACCTGCTGCACGTTGGCGGGCATCGGCCGCGCTGCGGTGTCGCCACGCAGGCGTGGCAGGCTGTCGATCGTCTCGAACATCAGCGGCAAGGCGGTCACCGCGCCGTACTGGCCGGGCAGCGGTGTGCCGTCGGGGCGGCCCACCCACACGCCGACGGTGTAGCGGCGGGTACTGCCGATCGCCCAGGCGTCGCGGTAGCCGTAGCTGGTGCCGGTCTTCCAGGCTACGCGCGGGCGCGTGCCGACGTCGAAGGTGCCGATGCCGTAGCCGGGACGCGGATTGGCCTCAAGCATCTCGCGTACGATCCAGGCCGCGCCGGGCGACATCAGCCGCCGCTCGATGCGCTTGTCGGACGCGCTGTAGCGCACGTGGCCGGCGATGCCGTCGCGGTTGAGCGCGGCGAAGGCGCCGACCAGTTCCTCCAGTTTCGCACCGGTGCCGCCGAGGATCAGCGCCAGGTTGGGCGTGCTGCCGCGTGGGAACTTCAGGCCGATGCCGGCGTTGCTCAACCGCGCGGCGAAGCGCGCCGGCCCGACCCGGTCGAGCAGGTCCACCGCCGGCACGTTGAGCGACAGGCGCAGGGCGCTGGCGGCGCCGATCGGGCCGTTGAAGGCTTCGTCGAAATTGCCAGGGCGGTAGTCGCCGAAACTCTGCGGCACGTCGACCAGCAGGCTTTCGGAATGGATCAGGCCGTCGTCCAGGGCCATGCCGTACAGGAACGGCTTGAGCGTGGAGCCGGGCGAGCGCCACGCCTGCACCATGTCCACGTCGCCGAGCCGGCGGCGGTCGCCGAACTGCACCGAGCCGATGTAGGCGCGCGCCTGCAGGTCTTGGTTGTCCACCACCAGCAAGGCGGCGGAGGTGCGCTCGGGCAGTTGCGAGAAGTAGGCGCTGACCCGGTCTTCGAGGGTGCGCTGCAGGTCGGCGTCGAGGGTGGAGACGATGTGCGCGGCGTGCGGGTGTTGCTGGCGCAGGCGTTCGGCCAGCAGCGCGGCGTGCAGCGGCGTCTGCAGCGAGCGCGCCACCACCGGTTCGATGCGCGCATCGTCGACCTGCGCGCGCGGCCACACGCGCAGCGCGACCATGCGTTCGAGCACCTTGTCGCGCGCCACGCGCGCCGCTTCCGGATGCCGGTCCGGACGCAGCCGGCTCGGCGCCTGCGGCAGCACCGCCAACAGCGCTGCCTCGGCCTGCGACAGGCGCGCGGCCGGTTTGCCCAGGTAGGCCCAGCTCGCCGCGTCCACGCCTTCGATCGTGCCACCGTAGGGCGCGCGCTCCAGGTACAGCTGCAGGATCTGCCGCTTGCTCAGGTGCGCTTCCAACTGCAGCGCACGCAGCGCCTGCTGCGCCTTGCCCCAGGGCGTGCGCGTGCTGACCTCGGGCGGCATCAGGATGCGCGCCACCTGCATGGTCAGGGTGGAGCCGCCGGAGACGATGTGACGCGAGAACAGCCACTGCTTGGCCGCACGCAGCAGCGCCCAGGGATTGATCCCGGGGTGGACCCAGAACCAGCGGTCTTCGTAGTTCAGCAGCGCCTGCAGGTACAGCGGCGAGACGCTGTCCGGCGTGGCCGGATAGCGCCAGACGCCATTGCCATCGGCGAAGGCGCGCAGCGGGGTGCCGTCGGCCGCCACCACCAGGGTCGAGGTGTCGCGCGACTTCGGCAGCGGCAGCGGGAACGCGAGATCCAGCAACAGCAAGGTCGACAGCAGCGCCACCGTTCCCCAGCGCAGCCACGGCAGCAGGCGCGTCCAGCGCCAGGGGCGCCGCGCGGCGTGCGGAGCGGCGGTGTCGTCCAGTGGCATGCGTGCTCCCGATGGAAGCGGCCATTTTGCCTGTTGCGGCGGCGAGGCGGGAGTGGGAATGCTCCTGCGCGTGCGACGTCGTCGGCGATGCGCGGCTCGGAACACCGCCAACAGTTCGCGGTTGCCGCGACGCGATTGGACGCGCCGCTCCTACAACGGCATTGAGGCTCCTGGAGACGCTCAATGCCAGCACGTAGTGCACAGGCTAGATCCCGCCGAACGCCCCCCACCCTACGCCAGTGGCAGCCGCAGCGTCGCCACGCTGCCGGGCGCATCCGTGCGCGCCTCCAGGCTCAGGCTGCCGCCCTGCGCCTCCACGATCTGCCGCGACAGCACCAGGCCGATCCCCGAGCCACCGGGCTTGGTGGTAAAGAACGGCACGAACAGGTTGTCGCTGGGCGGCAAGCCGGCGCCGCCGTCGAGCACCTCGATCAGCACACTGGCGCCGTCGCCGCGCGCGCGCAGCGTCACCGGCGCGCTGCCGCCGGCTTCCAGCGCGTTGCGCAGCAGGTTGATCAGCACCTGCTCGAGCTGGTCGGCATCGGCGCGCGCGTGCAGCGCCGGTGCGATCGCGAGCTGCACCCGGGCGTCGTCCAGCAGTCGCTGCACGCGCGCGCACAGCGGCGCCAGCGCCACCGGCACCGGGACCGGCGCGGGCAGCCTGGCCAGCCGGGCGTAGCCGCCCAGGAAACGCTGCAGGGCGGCGCTGCGCTGTTCGATCACACCCAGGCCGTTGTGCAGATCGGCCTGCAATTCGGCGTCGAGCGCCTGCGGCGCGGCCGCCAGCAGCCGCGCGAGGGTGTCGGCGATCGAGGCGATCGGCGCCAGCGAATTGTTGATCTCGTGGCTGAGCACGCGCAGCAGGCGGCGGAAGGCTTGCGCCTCCTCCTCGCGCAGCGCGCGCTCCATCGGCTGCACCAGCAACAGGCGCCCGGCCTGGCTGCGACTGCGCAAGGCGGCGTGGCCGATCTGCCAGCGCCCCTGCTGCCGAGGAAACGCATGCGCCTGGATGCTGCCCGACGGCACGTCGAACAGGCCGGCCAGTCCCAGCGCCTGCGCGGATTGCCCGATCGCCTGCTGGGCGGCGACACCCAGCAAACGCTCGCCGGCCGGGTTGACCAGGCGCAAGCGCTGATCCTGTTCGAAGGCGAACACTGCCCCGTCCAGTGCCGCCAGGGTCTTGCTCAGCAGTTGCAGGCTTTCGTGCGAATCGCGCTGTTCGTCCTGCAGGCGTTGCGCCAGGGCGTTGAACCGTGCCAGCAGGCCGTCGGCATCGCGCGCGTCCTGCGCGGCACGCACGCTGTAGTCGCCCTCGCGCAGCGCGTCCAGCAGGCCGCCGAGGGTACGCAGGCGTTGCCCGGCATCGCGCTGCTGCCGGCGCCACAGCGCCGCGGTCAGCAGCAGCACGCACAGCAGCAAGAGCA includes:
- a CDS encoding ferritin-like domain-containing protein, which produces MSNKPATPNTDAKPLQHTAGLTDTATLRANARQSIEDGAITKSYSADREAVIKMLNDALATEYVCVLRYYRHYFMAAGMLADAVKSEFLEHAQQEQAHAHKLAERIVQLGGEPDLNPDTLTARSHAEYKEGEDLRDMVKENLIAERIAIDSYREMINFVGDKDTTTKRILEEILAQEEEHADEFSDMLEGWIGK
- the pbpC gene encoding penicillin-binding protein 1C; this translates as MPLDDTAAPHAARRPWRWTRLLPWLRWGTVALLSTLLLLDLAFPLPLPKSRDTSTLVVAADGTPLRAFADGNGVWRYPATPDSVSPLYLQALLNYEDRWFWVHPGINPWALLRAAKQWLFSRHIVSGGSTLTMQVARILMPPEVSTRTPWGKAQQALRALQLEAHLSKRQILQLYLERAPYGGTIEGVDAASWAYLGKPAARLSQAEAALLAVLPQAPSRLRPDRHPEAARVARDKVLERMVALRVWPRAQVDDARIEPVVARSLQTPLHAALLAERLRQQHPHAAHIVSTLDADLQRTLEDRVSAYFSQLPERTSAALLVVDNQDLQARAYIGSVQFGDRRRLGDVDMVQAWRSPGSTLKPFLYGMALDDGLIHSESLLVDVPQSFGDYRPGNFDEAFNGPIGAASALRLSLNVPAVDLLDRVGPARFAARLSNAGIGLKFPRGSTPNLALILGGTGAKLEELVGAFAALNRDGIAGHVRYSASDKRIERRLMSPGAAWIVREMLEANPRPGYGIGTFDVGTRPRVAWKTGTSYGYRDAWAIGSTRRYTVGVWVGRPDGTPLPGQYGAVTALPLMFETIDSLPRLRGDTAARPMPANVQQVDVCWPLGIAAEQTPPALCQRRFSAYALDGAVPPTFAERDARLWSAGRETVQVDAHSGLRLSPDCAQPHETVTRDLAHWPALLTPWLHASERQAGQLPALAPDCRDDGRGRSDVLRIEGLNDRATLARAPGSATVRLQVRALGTSMPVDWLLDGRWIARTEGARTFQRDFADAGDHTLTALASNGAWTQVRFRVLR
- a CDS encoding ATP-binding protein yields the protein MEQRSAALQRFLGGYARLARLPAPVPVPVALAPLCARVQRLLDDARVQLAIAPALHARADADQLEQVLINLLRNALEAGGSAPVTLRARGDGASVLIEVLDGGAGLPPSDNLFVPFFTTKPGGSGIGLVLSRQIVEAQGGSLSLEARTDAPGSVATLRLPLA